tttttcatatttagaGTGAAATCTATAAGCACAAGttgtgaaatgttttttttagatAGCATGTATGTAGAGTAGTATAACTcaattgtaattttattttcactATACACTGAAACAGTTTAAATGTAACTTTTTAATGTATCTTACTATTTCTCtcgaattttatataaaattattcttAAAATATTGGAAAAGTTTGGTATGATAAATAGAGCGTGATAGTTCTGTAGGGTGATCATCCGATTCGGAAAACATAAACTTCAATTCAATCACTCTAGCAGACATCAGAGGCCACGCCAATAGTCCAACTACAAAAGCTTATTCTGTTTTCACTACTCTACCCACTAAGCCAAAATCACATTccattatatgtataaaataaaattagttaaagaGTATAGCTAACTACAAAAGCTTACAGACaatttattagaatattattttcagtatCAACTACCCATTCGGTGAGTTAAACTTGAcagtaacacaaaaaaaaaaaattacaacgtCAGTTTCAAACCAAACTTTACAGTTAGATTAACATATTAACATTCAAAATAATCCTTagactagagcttgacccgcgcgcctgcgcgtttatttttattttttatagataattttttatttgtattagttataatatatattttataatttacccgttcaaataattgtttaatatgacatttcgaagaaaaataattttattttttatattgagtcattttattttatcatgtaaACCATCAATTGTATGatcaatatttttagaatatgacaTGTATATCcgaacaaatgtatttttatttttttatggattaaaattttcggataatatataatattttttttgtatatattatttatggattaaaatttatgataatgtatagtaaaattgttgtatatactatgtattatgtattttcaaattattaaaatagttaccgtataatgtatgtatttaattatcaaaatttatatatcaaattaattatttccaaacacacatatataaaataatagaaaagacAAAGAATACAAAAACttaagtttattaattattgttgccatagatttttagttagaatttgattttggaaatacattaattaaaaaagaaaaaacaaagaatcaTAAAAGGTAAGTTAATTAATAACTTCAGTGGCATGCGTTGTAAATAAGTTGAAAAATTAAGgggtattttatttttgtacttctcttttaatagtataaatagagtgtccacgtaggcaaaattaatcggccaatgagaaactatatttttgccatgtcacctcctctatttatttatacaaaatgatcctttaaatttttacttaaacaattataaccgaaaatattttttagtgaaatatattatttatataaatataattatattttttttacataatagtttgtaaagaaatatttattgtaaataatatcataattttataaaatactaaaataaattgggctggttttcaactttcacaaataaaaatattatttgtaaacttagaaaataatatatcaaaaatattcctttttaggattgaaaatagaaaatacatcggagacaaatccatctctattatgaaattcttctattttctagaaaaaaatagaggaatacattggaaaTGGTCTAAGGCATGAtcgacgtaaatgatcgacgttgagatgATCTATTCAAATATTCCCTTtgttcactatataaattgtttttatatttcaatgtaactttagaTTTATTGGATACTGTGTAgtcaattaaattatgtaaattattgtgtaattgatttgatttatatattaaatgacagttttctaaagtaataacttttaaatattacagattttaaaaattgattacattttgaaacaaatagaGTAATCTATAAATCAACTCTATATAGATATGAGTGGTCTCACTTTGAATTTCTCTCATTCTGTGCATTCCTAATTGGAAggagataatcaacatctaatattatgttacgctcagtatattagaaatggtcgaaccgtaaaccaattaaggatgatgtaaggaagacataAGATGTATTTTCAGTCatcacaaatatagaatcaattcataacaacctaattatgtccagcgtaggacaacagagaagagttttcataccttctaatattaatatatctcACTATATTAGTGGCTAAATCAGTTTCTCTAGCACAAATACTCACTTCATTTTTGGAGTTTAAGCTTTTATATctgatgatattagtagtttgatccaaaaaaaacggtcgaactgtacattgtaattggagaaagaaaacaaacaaaaatcaaccgaagaattttaatgtatatgaaacaaaaattggaaATAGCAATTCTCTCCAATTAAAGAATAaggcaataaaattgtaaaaatacaaaataaaacaaaaaatatacacagaaagaaagatttagtaaaataaaatcataatataatttccataattgatagtgctcaattacactaaaaagtctaaatttacaacatacatatttttatttacatctttaaatttattatctaattaaaatgattctaaaaaagtgtcagcatgaagagttagaaaatatacaataaaatataatacttaacgttaaaaatacattatcactgatctcttaaaaatcatgttagtagtaataaaaatgaaatgacagTACATTTATTATAACCATAGAACGACACGCAACaaggtgttattaaatatacaaactacaaattatatatgcttaacgcaaacacacataaaaatgagacatcatattcagatatatttaattagataattttaaatatattatattcttgataattttaaaattacttaaaaagaaactaaattattaaaaatgaatataaaaataaaactaaagcaatattttgtaacgtcaaaataataaatgaataaaaaatatattatgttaataaaatagattttagattttaaagacttataattcatgtaatattacaaaattcaaaatttgtttattataattaatattttatcattagatatagtaaaataatattcaagatcgatattcaattgtcagttttcaactattacatgttaaaaagtattattaagtacacttctttttttttttgaaaagagagttttatattttaagtaggttattggaATACTttttcgtgaatttattcgagatgagattccgatcttttaaactaagataatttatgttctatacataattatatttttttttacataactctaaaatctcggacttgattcttcatattttattagttaattatgttacatataatagaaacacttacttcaaactaaaaatataaaaaaaaatccaatttaaaaattagttatatataatttaatatacaaaaattcacatacaaatCAAAATGGgaaatgtaacaaatttaaatatattatccgcgcgtagcatGGAGGAAGGATCTAGTATATAGTAGAATCCCATATCTTAAAACATAGACTCATGTGTCTAAACCCACGATCGGATAAAACACCGATACCAACTTGATGCAATCTAGTTAATATAATGCACTTGATGTAATATCCATCGTCTCGATAGAAAATCCAGATTCAAGAAACATCAACAAAAGGAGTTTCATTTTGTATgtgaaatgaaataataatatgaatgaACATATAACATCTAAAGCTCGTagtcacattttaaataaatttgtttaatttattgtaaaatttgaaaagaATATAATCCGGTTAGAGAATAATCGTAAGTTGGTTAGAgaataatcaaacaaaataaataattttggttAATTAATGAAGTTTGGTAAGTTTGTATAAAGCagaatataacaaaataattaattaatttgtaattATCAGTTAAGTGACACAACTTGTAATTATTAAGATCAAAGAATGGTTAGTTTCAAAAggtacttcaattttaataataaagatttgaaataaaataataatataatttaacatataaCATTTAGAGTTTGTAGTCACATTTTAGATAAATctgtttaatttttgtaaaatttgaataGAAAATAATCCGTTAAGAGAATAATCGCAAGTTTGGTTAGAGAATaataatctaacaaaataaataattttagttaattaatGAAGTTTGGTAagtttatataaagaaaaaatataataaaataattaattaattagtaatTATTAGTTCATTGGCATAAGTTGTAATTATTAAGACAGAAATTGGTTAGTTTCAAaaggtacttcagttttaataatatatatcacAATACCGGCTCTATGAAatgttgaattttgttttttcttttatgaaaaGCTTCATAAtttattcttcatcttctccgaaCTTGTTAATAGGATTTTCGAAGCATATCCATGACAGCCGACCATTTTTCTCATACAGATCATCAAAAGTTTATGCATTTATCCGTTATTTAAATCTCAGACTAGTATGGTTTATAActacattttaataaaatttcatttttatttttcatttatctatAGATTAGTAACAAACTCTTAAAATGGGTATTATTTAACAACCCatgatatttattattatatacaatattattgaatttttttcaaattttaaatgttttaagcATTATTTATTACATTCATTTAAACTTAAATAGAAAATTACATTCATTTAAACTTAAATAAGCTTTCATATTAAATTGAATATTATATAGAAATGAAATGTTAGAGTCAATAAGTtgacatcaaataagttttgtaattcaaaatttatcaaaaatatatgtcacacaattaatcaaataaattacagaaatttaattaaaaattcataacaaaaagattaaaatgtctgaaaataaaattaattaatatcttatataagttcatattaatataaataaaagatatataattatatatatatatatatatatatatatatatatatataaataaataaatattatttctttaataaaattttgttaaaaataattttgcgCTGATCAAGCAACGTAAAAAGTATGATTCTCCCTTTTTTGGCAATGATTGTTCCCTCCCAGTCACAATAATCGAGACTGTTTCTTATCCTTCGGTCTGAGCGCACACGATTTTGCATTACCACTCGGTTTATTCATCTTCTGGCTTATTACCACTAAACATTTCGCTCctcttttcaaatttttacCGGTTACGGGTGTAACCGTTGGATAATACTACTTCTTGCTCATCAACCCACTTAGTTCTTCTCCCGACCTGGGTCGGATGGACCGCCTCCAGCTGTCCAATCATAGGTAATCGTCTCCTTAACCCTACCGGAGATGGACTTTGGATGTCAAAAATGTTGCGGAAATTTGGACATGCAGGATCATCCCCCTCTTTCGTGATATTATTGCGAAAACTTTAACAATGCGAAAAATTATTATCTCTGCTCTCAGTCGTGAGATTAAATCTTCCTAGATTCTCTCTGATTCTCAAGTTCTCAGAAACTTAGTGATATCACATGCAAGACATTTAGAGATTGCTGATTTCTCAACCACATTCACCTACTTACTCCTCTTTTTACTAATATCCAGTTTAGATTTATCTTTAGAATAGTCAATGTTAGAGCTCACTCTATTTCTAAACAAGTTCTatctttaatttattatatttaaatctattctattaaaaggaAATCAGTAttgaaaaatctacttaaacaagGTTACTGCACCCTTTCATTTAATTAATAGTATATTGGTCTACCTATCATTTTCtcctatctatactattaaaagagaatgagtcttaaaaaatctatttaaataAGGTTGTTTGACCTATAAATTAGCTAATTATTTTCTGGTCTtacttaatattttcttaataatacAAGGTAACATGAGATACATATCAAATTTAGTGGTTTAGTCAATCCCCTTATTTATTATACAACATCATTCggtaaattaaaaacattacattataccaaataattaaaaacggGACCAATCTCTAAACCTTTCTCATTAATCTCATAATAAAAATGTGACTGTTTTCACCCAATAAATTTCTAAGTAGTCATGTATGATGTATCTGCCAATCTAGATCTCTTTCATCAATTTATAAGAGCATCAACCTATTTACGGAACCATGTATTTCATATATCATAAGCATATGCACACATTAAGATATTTTTCGTCCATATGGCTAATTTTCCTAAACCAAACCCTATAACTCAATCGATAGACCAATATTTTAGTGATAAATCCTTAAACTAACCTATTAAGATTTATATGATGACTTATTAAGGTGTCACGGACTAGAATTTTGAATTAGTATGATACATGATTTTGGaaatataattagtttagaTATTATGCTAAATTTGACTAAACTCAcatgattaatatttttaaaaacgaatatacTTTTCTAGATACTAAAATGTTTATCACTTATCTATATTGCTAAAACCGATTATGCTTTTGTAGATACTAAAACCggatccaaaaaaataaaaaattattcaccTCATTCATGTGATACATttattctccaaaaaaaaattgtatcatCTAACGTTATGGTTATTATACAATAACGTTATACACCATACCTTATGTTCAATAATAGACCTATAACATTTAGAtatcaattattaaaatgaGTTCGCATATATTATACAGCATATTATACcatgtcatttaatattttatagttttaaatatttacaaaaccaaatttgataaaaaaaaactttagcaaactatctgttaaaaataaaattatatattactttaataaaatttgtataaGAATTATTTATAATAGAATTTGATATTTAAGATAAGTTTAAAAGCTATTAAAATTCCTACAATTATATCCTATTAAACTAgccaaaaatcaataaaaaaatcttaaatctcaccaacacaacaaattttacTCTTATGAAATgcagataaaatataataagagaGAGTAAACATGGGCAATCGGGTCTTCGGATCCGGATGCTTCGGTCCTAGACATTTGAACATAACTAACTAtttgaaattctttttttcGGATTAGGGTCGGTTCCTTTCAGGTGTGGCATGGCTCGGGTTCATAATTCAAAtatctgtaaaaaaaatataatttttggaaaCATAACATGTTTAAATTTGTTCAGGTATTTTAGACCCAAAAAGACTCGAAGTACTCGAAAACATTGAAAAAATACATAAGACACAAAAAATACTCGAAAAGCCAAacaaatatcttaaaatattcaattaccCAAAAGATACAAAATTTTACCTGTAATCTAAccgaagaaaacaaaaatagccAAAATTTTACCGACCCaaaatttactttaaatttttttttaattttatcgtGAACCCCAAACTATAACCAAAGACCTTATTTGTAGCCAAAAcatatccgaaatatccaaaaatatctaCTATACACAAATATTTCTGGTACTGTACATATCCAATCTGGTCTCGGATAGGATCTGAACTCAAACATAGACCTGcatgtcaaaaaaaataatggataGGTACTTTGTCATGGACTCTCAACTGCATATGTATTTTGGGTcggttttggtttgatttttcaGCTTCGGTAAAATGCACATGCCTAAGAAAAAGTTACATGTATatacaaatttcaaataaactaattcattaattatataatttttttaaaaaactattattcgatataatagaattttgtaacataataatatacaaCAGCCTCGAAATCTAGTTATTGATTAAAGTTGCttcacaggaaaaaaaaaaaaaaggcgtTGATCAGAATCTAGAGTCCTAAAACTTTCTACAGTAACCCCAAAACAAAAGGCCGCCGACAAATCCAAAGGTTTGAGATTTCTGAGATGAACTCGATTCAACGTTTCTCGTTAACGCGGCGGTTGAGCAGCGTCGAGTCCTATCTACGGCATCTCTGCGGAGGAGCGTTCCGTGTAGGCGTGAAGGACGAAGGAGACTGGTTCTACTCGCAGGAATGGTGGGACCCTCACGAACGCGGTCACACCGTTTCACAATCTTCTTCCAGCAGAGGAAACGGTCTAGTTTCTGTCGTCGCCCACCCTTCTTCTCTTCCCGTGAGTATCCCGTGTGGAGTCAGTTCTATAGCTCTAGATGATTTCTAATGCTTCCTGTTGTTATGTAGAGTAGAGAATCATGGGCAGAAACTGAAGGATGGCTAGATAATAGGTATATGGAGATAATGGGAAGAGACGGTGAGAAGTTTAAGATACTTGGATATCAATGGAGATCACTTCGCTTCAACGATGATACTCGACAAAGCACTGTGAAAGTCATGGCTGCTTGTAGAGCATTGCAACCGAGTTCCATTTTCTACATGCAACACCCTCATTGCCTTGCTGTTCCATGTAATTATATTAACCCTCTCTCTTTGTTGCCACCAAATGCTGAATCACCCCCAGAACATGACTTGTTCAGATGATACTACTAGTACTAGATAAGTGAATGAAGTTTTTTTCAGTTATTAGTTGTTACCCCCAACTTATCATGTTTTAggttctctgtttttttttttgaacactttttattttcagttattagttgttaacttttttttttttttgaacactttGACTTAACATTTGTTCTCTGCTTTAACTATAACATAATATTGTTGTTACTTATGGTTTTGATTCTTTTGAAAccgaactgttttttttttttattgtgacaGATTTGAAGAGCATGGTTTCAGTGGGATTGACGTCTCTAGCAGCTTCGAAATATGATATGACGAATGCAGCTATTGGGAAGAAACAAATGCGCATATTATGCGTTGGTCACGGTGGAGGAAGCTTACCGTTGTTTTTAGCTAATCACATTCTTGGTAGGAACTTTTCATTGTACCTACTATTGTATATACTTTCCATCACTAGTTCTTATGTTAATTTATGTGAATGGTGCTTTGATCCGTCTTCTAGGTGCTGTTGTTGACATAGTTGAGATCGACCCAGTAGTTATTTCCGAGTCGGTTCGAGCAATGGGCTTCCCTGCATTCTCTGTCATGACAGCAACGGGGAAACGTGCGTTACCAACTCCTGACATTATTGACCAAGTGATGTGGCGAGGCATCCACGAGAGACTCTTCCTCTACGAGTCAGAGGCTAAGGAATTCATTCtcaataaccaaaataattcTTATGACATTATCTTCATGGATGCTTATGATGGAGCAGACATTTTCCCACATAGTCTGTGGGATTCCAATTCTCTGTTCGTGAAAGCTCTGAGTGAAAGACTTCACCATGAGCATGGGACTCTGGTGGTGAACCTTCACTCTGATGCGGACATCTCAGATTTAGACAGATCAAATGAAGGTGTAACAACGGGAAAGTATGTTAGGAAAGTCGGTAAAGCCTATAAAAAGGGTTTAATAGAGAATGAGAGGAATGGATTGGTTTTTGCTTGTGAAGTTCCATGGCTATGTAATGTATCTCTGGTGGTGAGCAGAGGCATGAGTTCAGATGGAAGACGTAGAGACCAAATCAAGACCAGTCTTATGAAGACTTCCTTACAAGTGGACAAAATCCTTCGTCTTCCTTTCTCTTGCTTGGATTACCTGAAAACTGGTCTTGCTATCATATAAATTGATCTCCAAATATGAGGCAAGTCTTTTGATAATGGTTTGTTCGTAGAAAACAGAAACAAAGCAAAAGCTAAACACGATAGAAAGCTAAAAATACAGTGGAACTTGTAGTTTATTTGGTGTTAAAAGACTAGTTTGTCTTGCACATTTGGTTGCTATAAAATTTTGTTGTGATTCCATATATTCATACAAGTGTTGTCTGATGCATCTAGAGCTGCCAGATGGTCTGTCTGCCCCCAATTGCGTTTGTCCATGCACACCATTTGTTTATGGAGACTGTAATTGGTCAGTACGAAACGGAACACTTACCACAGCCGATGAAGACCATGTACAGATAGAATTGTCACTGACGGCCCAATTTTGTGGACTGTTTTTTACTATTTCATTAACCTGTGTATTACAAATTGGTGTTTTCTCTTTATAAGCAAAATTAAAAACAAGTTTGGTATACATGTTATAATATGAGTGTGTATTTATTAGACTTTGtatagaaaaattaaaactcTTATGATTTCTTCAATGAGTAATTCAAAGTAATTTGTTGGATAGTTAGTAGTTGGACAAGTAAATACGGTCTGATAATTCATAACTTTTTTggaaaagaaatttttttcttctatgaaACGTAAATAATGGAAAAGCATGTGAATGGTAATATAAAACCAGtttaaaaaaacagattttgatcccaagattaatttttactaaaaaattatttagtgaAAATTAGCAATTTTATACATGGTCATTTTTATATGACACTTTttgaaagtatatataattaaacaaaaaattatataaatatcatttatgaaaataagataattaaattttataacccTCCTAGTACTAATATGAATCTATTTATAAATTCTTCATAATgggaaaaattaattttattataatatatattaactaaaTGTCATTTAATTCGTTTCATACttgatatatacatatttatgaaataatttacaaaatgctgtaattataaattataagttataatTCGATgtaccatataataaaataatattaatattaattgaaTTGCATGGCAAAAAATTGTATCCAATAAAGAAAAACCAGCTAAAAACAGtataaaatcaaccaatcaaaaattaaagaaactaaTAAGGAGACATCCGAGCTTGTGAAaactatatttttctttctagAAGGTCGTTATAGACCATCAGTTCAATAGCAGACATGAAACAAAACAATGATCACATGGCAAGAAGTGGATCGGCAATCTTATGCGAAAAGTGAAAGAGATTGGTAAACATAAACTACCTCCCCAAACATAAACAACATTATCCCTAGTGTTATATAATCTAAGTTTGGTGAAGATTTAAATTATAAGGAAaaatttaacaaggaaaaaCAGAATACATGTTCGCTGATATGAGTGTCGATtcacacagttaagtggcgttCGATACTCTAGAGTAATATCGTTCGACATTGACCAAGTGTTGGTCGATACTTATTGCAGACTCGTCTTCTTCGGATTTTTTTAACCTGAAATAAGTAAATACGAAAAATCAATAATcaatgaaaaaacaaatttaaaacttGCTAATGAATTATCTCCTGTGAAGCGCTTATTTATAGTCTTTACCTTGATGTTTTGGAATCTTTACCTTGATGTTTTGGAAGTTTTGAGATAGCATAGAGATAAATGATATACTATGAATTTTACCAATTTTTATGCCATAGTATATGTCAATATGTCTCATTAAGTACACCTCTCGATTACATATACCACCATGAATAAAGACATATGTGGAAACTCCCAGCCAGAGCTAATATCAAGCCCCATTTTTCCCTCCTCAACCAACGTGTGATCCCATTCCCaccattttacttttaaatgcTGTAACAGACTGGT
This portion of the Brassica napus cultivar Da-Ae unplaced genomic scaffold, Da-Ae ScsIHWf_790;HRSCAF=1133, whole genome shotgun sequence genome encodes:
- the BNAA05G35480D gene encoding uncharacterized protein BNAA05G35480D isoform X1 → MNSIQRFSLTRRLSSVESYLRHLCGGAFRVGVKDEGDWFYSQEWWDPHERGHTVSQSSSSRGNGLVSVVAHPSSLPSRESWAETEGWLDNRYMEIMGRDGEKFKILGYQWRSLRFNDDTRQSTVKVMAACRALQPSSIFYMQHPHCLAVPYLKSMVSVGLTSLAASKYDMTNAAIGKKQMRILCVGHGGGSLPLFLANHILGAVVDIVEIDPVVISESVRAMGFPAFSVMTATGKRALPTPDIIDQVMWRGIHERLFLYESEAKEFILNNQNNSYDIIFMDAYDGADIFPHSLWDSNSLFVKALSERLHHEHGTLVVNLHSDADISDLDRSNEGVTTGKYVRKVGKAYKKGLIENERNGLVFACEVPWLCNVSLVVSRGMSSDGRRRDQIKTSLMKTSLQVDKILRLPFSCLDYLKTGLAII
- the BNAA05G35480D gene encoding uncharacterized protein BNAA05G35480D isoform X2 — its product is MEIMGRDGEKFKILGYQWRSLRFNDDTRQSTVKVMAACRALQPSSIFYMQHPHCLAVPYLKSMVSVGLTSLAASKYDMTNAAIGKKQMRILCVGHGGGSLPLFLANHILGAVVDIVEIDPVVISESVRAMGFPAFSVMTATGKRALPTPDIIDQVMWRGIHERLFLYESEAKEFILNNQNNSYDIIFMDAYDGADIFPHSLWDSNSLFVKALSERLHHEHGTLVVNLHSDADISDLDRSNEGVTTGKYVRKVGKAYKKGLIENERNGLVFACEVPWLCNVSLVVSRGMSSDGRRRDQIKTSLMKTSLQVDKILRLPFSCLDYLKTGLAII